The following coding sequences are from one Pasteurellaceae bacterium RH1A window:
- a CDS encoding malonyl CoA-acyl carrier protein transacylase: MTKFAMVFPGQGSQAVGMLADLASAYPVVEATFKEASEALGYDLWDLVQNGTAEDLGQTQRTQPALLTASVAIYRVWQEKHPELKPSVMAGHSLGEYSALVCAGVMGFKDAVKLVELRGQLMQEAVPAGTGAMYAIIGLDNEAIIKACEQAQSEAAEGEIVSAVNFNSPGQVVIAGSKAAVERAGALCKEAGAKRALPLPVSVPSHCALMKPAADKLAEALVKVEFFAPQVPVINNVDVEVETDAARIRLALVRQLYSPVRWTETVEKMAQEGVSQLYEIGPNKVLTGLASRIVKEVKAQAVNDVASLGAVLA, translated from the coding sequence ATGACAAAATTCGCCATGGTTTTCCCAGGTCAGGGTTCGCAAGCGGTTGGTATGTTGGCCGATCTTGCAAGTGCCTATCCTGTGGTGGAAGCCACCTTTAAAGAAGCCTCAGAAGCTTTAGGTTATGATCTTTGGGATCTGGTTCAAAACGGCACAGCCGAAGATCTAGGCCAGACCCAACGCACCCAGCCTGCTCTTTTAACCGCCTCCGTTGCCATCTACCGGGTTTGGCAGGAAAAGCACCCTGAACTCAAACCAAGCGTGATGGCCGGCCACAGCCTGGGTGAATACTCTGCCCTGGTGTGTGCAGGCGTGATGGGCTTTAAGGATGCGGTTAAGCTAGTCGAACTGCGTGGCCAGCTTATGCAAGAAGCCGTGCCAGCAGGCACTGGGGCCATGTATGCCATTATCGGCCTAGACAATGAGGCCATTATCAAGGCCTGCGAACAGGCCCAAAGTGAAGCGGCTGAGGGAGAAATTGTTTCAGCCGTGAACTTCAACTCACCTGGCCAGGTGGTGATTGCTGGCTCCAAAGCGGCCGTGGAACGTGCAGGTGCTTTATGTAAAGAAGCGGGTGCTAAACGTGCCCTGCCTTTGCCTGTCAGCGTGCCATCCCACTGTGCTCTCATGAAACCTGCGGCCGATAAGTTGGCCGAAGCCTTGGTGAAAGTCGAATTTTTCGCTCCACAAGTGCCGGTTATTAATAACGTGGATGTGGAAGTGGAAACTGATGCAGCCCGTATTCGTTTGGCTCTGGTTCGCCAGCTCTACAGCCCAGTACGCTGGACAGAAACAGTCGAGAAAATGGCCCAAGAGGGCGTAAGCCAGCTTTATGAAATCGGACCGAATAAGGTTTTAACGGGCTTGGCTAGCCGTATTGTGAAAGAGGTGAAGGCACAGGCTGTGAATGATGTGGCCAGCCTTGGGGCTGTTCTTGCTTAA
- a CDS encoding copper-translocating P-type ATPase has translation MQNITLNIAGMHCQACASRIEKVLNKKPFVETASVNFATEQAQISFNSEQASSQQLIEIIEKTGFSASLLQEQAVQKPEKAANWRLILLLTINIPFLIGMLGMLFNSHALMLPPLWQFGLASLVQLWLALPFYRSAIASIKGGLANMDVLVSSGTLIIYLYSTAMLFLHGEQALHHIYFEASVMVIGFVSLGKFLEARTKRQSLNSIGLLLELTPQKVSKQVGETWQEVALNEVKIGDVLRANTGERICADGLVLSGSGWTDESHLTGESRPENKLAGSRVLAGSLVSDGSLTYQAQGLGSQTLLGDLTQALAQAQGSKAPIARFADKVAGVFVPVVMSLSFLTFILTWWLAADPVQALVHSVAVLVIACPCALGLATPASIMVGMGRASRAGIWFKDAAALERSAQVDTVILDKTGTLTEGKPQVAASLVLSKLYDENQLLQITASLEQHANHPLAQALVAEALAKNLPLLTACGVESQAGQGLEGDIPDLGRVKVGQAAYCGLVLPDKLDPAWQLGSIVAVAVNDEPIGAFALVDSLKPDSLKAVQALQKMGIEVQVFSGDQQSVVDFIAQDLGIKQAYCKLSPRDKAEKIAQLQASGRVVAMVGDGINDAPALAQADVSFAMKNGAHVAEQTASATLMQASVSQLVTGLNLARATLTNIKQNLFFALIYNVIGIPLAAFGLLSPVIAGAAMALSSVSVLANALRLKKGRSSFS, from the coding sequence ATGCAAAACATCACCCTAAATATTGCTGGCATGCACTGCCAGGCCTGTGCCAGCCGGATTGAGAAGGTACTAAATAAAAAGCCCTTTGTGGAAACAGCCAGTGTCAATTTTGCTACGGAACAGGCTCAGATTAGCTTTAATTCTGAGCAGGCCTCTAGCCAGCAACTGATTGAAATCATTGAAAAAACTGGCTTCTCGGCCAGCCTGCTCCAAGAGCAAGCGGTTCAAAAACCTGAAAAAGCTGCAAATTGGCGGCTGATCCTGCTTTTGACCATCAATATTCCCTTCCTCATTGGCATGTTAGGAATGCTCTTCAACTCCCATGCCCTTATGCTCCCGCCCCTCTGGCAGTTTGGCCTGGCCAGCCTGGTTCAGCTTTGGTTGGCCCTGCCTTTTTATCGCAGTGCTATCGCCAGCATCAAGGGCGGCCTGGCCAATATGGACGTCTTGGTCAGTTCCGGCACGCTGATTATCTACCTCTATTCCACCGCCATGCTCTTCCTCCATGGGGAACAGGCCCTGCACCATATCTATTTTGAGGCCTCGGTGATGGTGATTGGCTTTGTCAGCCTGGGCAAGTTTTTGGAGGCCCGCACCAAGCGTCAGAGCCTTAACAGTATCGGCCTCCTGCTGGAACTGACCCCACAGAAGGTGAGCAAACAAGTCGGCGAAACCTGGCAGGAAGTGGCCTTGAATGAGGTTAAAATCGGTGATGTACTGCGGGCCAATACGGGGGAGCGGATCTGTGCCGATGGGCTGGTCTTAAGCGGTTCAGGCTGGACAGATGAGAGCCATTTAACTGGCGAATCCCGGCCTGAAAACAAGCTGGCTGGCAGCCGGGTCTTGGCCGGTTCCCTGGTGAGCGATGGCTCCCTTACCTATCAAGCCCAGGGCCTGGGCAGCCAAACCCTCTTGGGCGACCTGACCCAGGCCTTGGCCCAGGCCCAAGGTTCCAAGGCCCCCATTGCCCGCTTTGCCGACAAGGTGGCAGGGGTCTTTGTGCCGGTGGTGATGAGCCTTTCCTTCCTGACCTTTATTTTGACCTGGTGGCTGGCAGCCGACCCTGTCCAGGCCCTGGTGCATAGCGTGGCCGTGCTGGTGATTGCCTGCCCCTGTGCCTTAGGATTAGCCACGCCCGCTTCCATTATGGTGGGCATGGGCCGGGCCAGCCGGGCTGGGATCTGGTTTAAGGATGCTGCTGCCCTAGAGCGTTCCGCCCAGGTTGATACGGTGATTTTAGACAAGACCGGCACCTTGACCGAGGGCAAGCCCCAAGTGGCAGCCAGCCTGGTGCTTTCTAAACTTTATGATGAAAACCAGCTCCTACAAATCACTGCCAGCCTGGAACAACACGCTAATCATCCCTTAGCCCAGGCCTTAGTGGCGGAAGCCCTTGCAAAAAATCTGCCCTTATTGACCGCTTGCGGGGTGGAAAGCCAGGCCGGCCAGGGGCTTGAAGGGGACATTCCAGATCTGGGCCGAGTTAAGGTTGGCCAAGCGGCCTATTGTGGGTTGGTCTTGCCGGATAAGCTGGATCCTGCCTGGCAGCTAGGCTCGATTGTTGCAGTTGCAGTGAACGATGAGCCAATCGGTGCCTTTGCTCTGGTCGATAGCCTCAAGCCCGATAGCCTCAAGGCCGTCCAAGCCCTGCAAAAGATGGGAATTGAGGTGCAGGTATTCAGTGGTGATCAGCAAAGTGTTGTCGATTTCATCGCCCAGGATTTAGGGATCAAACAGGCCTACTGCAAGCTTAGCCCCCGGGACAAGGCCGAGAAAATCGCCCAGCTCCAGGCCAGTGGCAGGGTTGTCGCCATGGTGGGCGATGGGATTAACGATGCCCCGGCCCTGGCTCAAGCAGATGTCAGCTTTGCCATGAAAAACGGGGCCCATGTGGCCGAACAGACCGCCTCCGCCACCCTCATGCAGGCCTCGGTCAGCCAACTGGTAACAGGGCTCAATCTGGCTCGAGCAACACTAACCAACATCAAGCAAAACCTCTTTTTTGCCCTGATTTATAATGTGATCGGCATTCCTCTGGCAGCCTTTGGCCTACTTAGCCCTGTGATTGCAGGGGCAGCCATGGCCTTAAGTTCGGTGTCAGTTTTGGCCAATGCCTTGCGTCTAAAGAAAGGTAGGAGCAGTTTTTCTTAG
- a CDS encoding hemolysin, whose amino-acid sequence MKRTLTAAALSSLTLAACSNQENSAPIVGMANPASVFCQQQGGKSEVKKDAQGNEYALCHLPDGRVVEEWEFFHQHNK is encoded by the coding sequence ATGAAAAGAACCCTCACGGCGGCTGCTCTAAGCAGCCTAACTTTAGCGGCCTGTTCCAACCAAGAAAACTCAGCGCCTATAGTCGGCATGGCCAATCCTGCTTCTGTCTTTTGCCAGCAGCAGGGCGGCAAATCGGAAGTCAAAAAAGATGCCCAAGGCAATGAATACGCCCTCTGCCACCTGCCAGATGGCCGTGTAGTAGAAGAATGGGAGTTTTTCCACCAACATAACAAATAA
- a CDS encoding UDP-N-acetylmuramate:L-alanyl-gamma-D-glutamyl-meso-diaminopimelate ligase — translation MTQKHIHILGICGTFMGGVAILAREMGYKVTGSDTNVYPPMSTFLEKSGIEIIPNYDVAQLQPAPDLVVIGNAMSRGNPCVEYVLNNQLPYTSGPQWLHDHLLKDRWVLAVSGTHGKTTTTGMLAWILDQNGLDTGFLIGGVAGNFGVSARLGSSPFFAIEADEYDSAFFDKRSKFVHYSPKTLIINNIDFDHADIFDDLKAIQRQFHHLIRTIPQNGCILSAESDQNVQDTLKLGTYSDLQFIGQDKEWYAQPLSADCSHFAVFHQQEKAGEVRWNLVGAHNMHNALMAIAAAHHASVEVAGACEALGSFINANRRLEVKGEVKGITVYDDFAHHPTAILATIDALRGKVGPDSRILAVLEPRSNTMKMGVHKDEIAPSLADADQVFVYQPDTIPWQVSQITNSLSQPAYWSANLEELVEKVAEAAQAGDHILVMSNGAFGGIHQKLLNKLEEKA, via the coding sequence ATGACACAAAAACACATTCATATTTTAGGCATTTGCGGCACCTTTATGGGAGGCGTGGCCATTCTTGCCCGTGAGATGGGCTATAAGGTTACGGGCTCAGACACCAATGTTTACCCGCCTATGAGCACCTTTTTAGAGAAATCTGGCATTGAGATTATCCCCAACTACGATGTGGCCCAACTGCAACCAGCCCCCGATTTGGTGGTGATTGGTAATGCCATGAGCCGGGGCAACCCTTGTGTAGAGTATGTGCTCAACAACCAGCTGCCCTACACCTCAGGCCCCCAATGGTTGCACGATCACTTGCTTAAGGATCGCTGGGTCTTGGCCGTTTCCGGCACCCATGGCAAAACCACCACGACTGGCATGTTGGCCTGGATTTTAGACCAAAACGGTCTGGATACTGGCTTCCTGATTGGGGGGGTGGCCGGTAATTTTGGGGTTTCCGCTCGTCTCGGTTCCAGCCCTTTCTTTGCTATTGAGGCAGATGAATACGACTCAGCCTTCTTTGACAAGCGGTCAAAATTTGTCCATTATTCACCAAAAACCCTGATTATCAACAATATTGATTTCGACCATGCCGATATTTTTGACGATCTCAAGGCCATTCAACGCCAGTTCCACCACCTCATTCGCACCATTCCACAAAATGGCTGCATTTTATCAGCAGAATCTGACCAGAACGTGCAAGATACCCTCAAGTTAGGCACCTATAGCGACCTACAATTTATCGGCCAGGATAAGGAATGGTATGCCCAGCCACTGTCGGCAGATTGCAGCCATTTTGCCGTTTTCCACCAGCAGGAAAAGGCCGGCGAAGTGCGTTGGAACCTGGTCGGTGCCCATAATATGCACAATGCCCTTATGGCCATTGCGGCTGCCCACCATGCGAGCGTGGAGGTTGCAGGTGCTTGTGAGGCTTTAGGATCCTTTATTAACGCCAACCGCCGTTTGGAGGTGAAAGGTGAAGTGAAGGGCATTACGGTTTACGATGATTTTGCCCACCATCCAACCGCCATTTTGGCCACAATTGACGCACTTCGGGGCAAGGTTGGCCCAGATAGCCGCATTTTAGCCGTACTTGAGCCTCGCTCTAATACTATGAAGATGGGCGTACATAAGGACGAAATTGCCCCGTCCTTGGCTGATGCCGATCAGGTCTTTGTTTACCAGCCTGATACCATTCCTTGGCAGGTCAGCCAGATTACCAACAGCCTCAGCCAGCCAGCCTACTGGTCGGCCAATTTAGAGGAGCTGGTGGAAAAAGTGGCAGAAGCCGCCCAGGCAGGCGATCATATTTTGGTTATGAGTAACGGGGCCTTTGGGGGAATCCACCAAAAACTCCTCAACAAACTGGAGGAAAAAGCATGA
- a CDS encoding spermidine/putrescine ABC transporter substrate-binding protein, protein MRNKKLTKFGKLFAKMAVVATACSAVMAAAAEKLYVYNWTEYVPSSLLEQFTKETGIQVIYSTFESNEEMYSKLKLANGAGYDIVFPSSYYVGKMAKEGMLAELDKAKLSNLKNVSTELMGKPFDPENKYSLPYVYGLTGLGINKSEIDPASLTSWGDLWKSEFKGKVLLMNDSREVFHMALLLDGKSPNTQNPEEIKAAYERLLTLKPNVLVFNSDSPEMPYLQGEVAVGMQWTGSAHRAKSENPDIDFIFPKEGAIIWMDNYVIPKNAANKEAAHKFIDFLLRPESAKEVIETMGFSMPNEGVKAILSPELASDPLIFPPLEELEKGILQEDVGDATEIYEKYWTELKTR, encoded by the coding sequence ATGAGGAATAAGAAATTGACCAAATTCGGCAAACTTTTTGCAAAAATGGCGGTAGTCGCCACCGCTTGTTCCGCGGTGATGGCAGCGGCCGCAGAAAAACTCTATGTCTATAACTGGACAGAATATGTGCCTTCCTCCTTGTTAGAACAATTTACCAAGGAAACTGGTATTCAGGTCATTTACTCGACCTTTGAAAGCAATGAGGAAATGTACTCCAAGCTCAAACTGGCCAATGGGGCGGGTTACGATATTGTTTTCCCCTCCAGCTACTATGTAGGCAAGATGGCCAAAGAGGGCATGCTGGCCGAGTTAGATAAGGCTAAGCTCAGCAACCTAAAAAATGTTTCAACAGAATTGATGGGCAAACCTTTTGACCCAGAAAACAAGTATTCCCTGCCCTATGTTTATGGCCTAACAGGTTTGGGCATAAACAAGAGCGAAATCGACCCAGCCAGCCTCACCAGCTGGGGCGACTTGTGGAAAAGCGAATTCAAAGGCAAGGTCTTGCTGATGAATGACTCTCGTGAGGTCTTCCATATGGCTCTCTTGTTGGACGGCAAATCGCCCAACACACAGAATCCAGAGGAAATCAAGGCCGCCTACGAGCGTTTATTAACCCTTAAGCCGAATGTGCTGGTCTTTAATTCCGACTCACCAGAAATGCCTTATTTGCAGGGCGAGGTGGCTGTTGGCATGCAATGGACTGGCTCGGCCCACCGTGCGAAGAGCGAGAATCCAGACATTGATTTCATCTTCCCCAAAGAAGGTGCCATTATTTGGATGGATAACTACGTGATTCCTAAAAATGCGGCCAATAAGGAAGCAGCACATAAATTTATTGATTTCTTGCTGCGTCCTGAATCGGCCAAAGAGGTGATCGAAACCATGGGCTTCTCCATGCCAAACGAGGGGGTAAAAGCAATTTTAAGCCCTGAATTGGCCAGCGACCCCTTGATTTTTCCACCTTTAGAAGAACTTGAAAAAGGTATTTTGCAGGAGGACGTGGGCGATGCCACCGAAATCTATGAAAAATACTGGACTGAACTAAAAACACGTTAA
- a CDS encoding transcriptional regulator has protein sequence MSHSTSLTANPAPLGLCGFALTTWLLSLINNGTFSGDNVGLVLAMGFAFGGTAQMIAGMFEFSKGNTFGFTAFTSYGAFWWSFALFKVFFADKVSPEFIGWYLVVWGTFTLMMFIGTLAKARALQAIFLSLTITFYLLAIGDFTGNHSITHIGGNFGLLTALLAFYLAAADIINDSFGRTVLPIGEPKA, from the coding sequence ATGTCTCATTCTACATCTTTAACCGCCAACCCAGCCCCGCTTGGCCTGTGCGGTTTTGCTTTAACCACCTGGCTTTTAAGCCTTATCAATAACGGCACCTTTAGTGGTGACAATGTCGGCCTGGTGTTGGCCATGGGCTTTGCCTTTGGCGGTACGGCACAAATGATCGCCGGTATGTTTGAATTTTCTAAGGGCAACACCTTTGGCTTTACGGCTTTCACCAGCTACGGTGCCTTCTGGTGGTCTTTCGCCCTCTTCAAAGTTTTCTTTGCTGACAAGGTTTCGCCAGAATTTATCGGCTGGTATCTCGTGGTTTGGGGTACCTTTACCCTTATGATGTTTATCGGCACCCTGGCCAAGGCCCGTGCCCTACAGGCCATTTTCTTAAGCCTAACCATCACCTTCTACTTATTAGCCATCGGTGATTTCACAGGTAACCATTCTATTACCCATATCGGCGGTAACTTTGGTTTATTAACTGCCCTTTTAGCCTTCTACTTGGCTGCGGCAGATATCATCAACGACAGCTTCGGCCGTACTGTTCTGCCAATTGGTGAGCCTAAGGCCTAA
- a CDS encoding superoxide dismutase → MSSLLAAPAMAQTEMPKQIEVKVQQLDPANGNKDVGTVVITESAYGLVFTPNLHSLAHGMHGFHIHENPSCEPKEKDGKLVAGLGAGGHWDPTKAGKHGFPWSDEAHLGDLPALVVDHDGKAEYPVLAPRLKKLEDVKGRSLMIHAGGDNHSDHPAPLGGGGPRMACGVIN, encoded by the coding sequence TTGAGCAGCCTGCTTGCTGCACCAGCAATGGCCCAAACAGAGATGCCTAAACAAATCGAGGTCAAAGTTCAACAGCTTGACCCGGCCAATGGCAATAAGGATGTGGGAACCGTGGTGATTACTGAATCAGCCTATGGTTTGGTCTTCACCCCAAACCTACACAGCCTGGCTCATGGTATGCACGGCTTCCATATTCATGAAAACCCAAGCTGTGAGCCGAAAGAAAAAGACGGTAAGTTAGTTGCAGGCCTAGGTGCAGGCGGCCACTGGGATCCAACCAAGGCAGGCAAACACGGCTTCCCGTGGTCTGATGAAGCCCACTTAGGCGATTTGCCAGCCCTGGTCGTTGATCATGATGGCAAGGCTGAATACCCTGTGCTGGCACCTCGCTTGAAAAAATTAGAAGATGTCAAAGGCCGTTCTTTGATGATCCACGCAGGTGGCGACAACCACTCTGACCACCCAGCCCCATTAGGCGGTGGCGGCCCTCGTATGGCTTGTGGTGTAATTAATTAA
- a CDS encoding thiaminase II, whose product MTISTQLIQHAAPFWQAYTQHEFVRQLGAGTLPKACFQHYLKQDYLYLFHYSRALALAIYKAENFAQMDYSRRALEVILSEVQLHIAFCKQWGISESELQALPESAACVAYTRYVLDCGANGSLAELYAAIAPCAIGYAHIGKRLAQTGVENNPYQAWIDTYASPEFQAGVAELEAFLDQLCQGLSEQQLAKIQTIFNTATRMEAAFWQMGLDLSE is encoded by the coding sequence ATGACCATCAGCACTCAACTTATCCAACATGCCGCCCCCTTCTGGCAGGCCTATACCCAGCACGAATTTGTCCGCCAATTAGGCGCCGGCACCTTGCCCAAGGCCTGTTTTCAACACTATCTCAAGCAGGACTACCTCTATCTCTTTCACTATTCCCGTGCCCTTGCCCTGGCTATTTACAAGGCCGAAAACTTCGCCCAAATGGACTATTCCCGCCGGGCCTTGGAGGTGATTTTATCCGAAGTCCAGCTCCATATTGCCTTCTGTAAGCAGTGGGGGATTTCCGAGAGCGAATTGCAGGCCCTGCCTGAATCGGCTGCCTGTGTGGCCTACACCCGCTATGTCCTAGACTGCGGTGCCAACGGCAGCCTGGCCGAACTCTATGCCGCCATCGCCCCTTGTGCCATTGGCTATGCCCATATCGGTAAACGTTTGGCTCAAACTGGCGTGGAGAATAATCCCTATCAAGCCTGGATCGACACCTATGCCAGCCCTGAATTTCAGGCGGGCGTGGCAGAATTAGAGGCCTTTTTAGACCAGCTCTGCCAAGGCTTGAGCGAGCAACAGCTGGCCAAAATCCAGACTATTTTTAACACCGCCACTCGTATGGAAGCGGCCTTTTGGCAGATGGGCTTGGACCTAAGCGAGTAG
- a CDS encoding hydroxyethylthiazole kinase, which produces MKVQFLQKIRQTNPLVHNLTNIVAANFSANGLLALGASPIMSACVEEMEEVPALSQAVVINIGTLMGKDLAAMRLAGQTANRLGLPVVLDPVGVGATSFRRATVEALLKDVQFSAIRGNAGELAVLAGADWQAKGVDAGQGSADLASIAQTVARKYQTIAVISGETDWLSDGKQTVSLHNGTPLFPKITASGCLLSAVCGAFLAVAEKGDYLAALIEACTAYAVAGELAAQGLQAYQHSQFMICLLDELAGLTPEAVEALARVNYV; this is translated from the coding sequence ATGAAAGTCCAATTTTTGCAAAAAATCCGCCAAACCAACCCGCTTGTGCATAACCTAACCAACATTGTAGCCGCCAATTTTTCGGCCAATGGCCTGCTGGCTTTGGGGGCTTCTCCCATTATGTCGGCCTGTGTGGAGGAAATGGAGGAAGTGCCTGCGCTGAGCCAGGCGGTGGTCATTAACATCGGCACCCTTATGGGCAAGGACTTGGCGGCTATGCGTTTGGCTGGCCAAACGGCTAATCGCCTAGGCTTGCCTGTAGTGCTGGATCCTGTCGGCGTGGGGGCAACTAGCTTTCGCCGTGCCACGGTGGAAGCCCTCTTAAAAGATGTGCAATTTAGTGCCATTCGGGGCAATGCGGGGGAATTGGCCGTCTTAGCGGGGGCTGATTGGCAGGCCAAGGGGGTAGATGCAGGCCAGGGTTCAGCAGATTTGGCCAGCATTGCCCAAACCGTGGCTCGCAAATACCAAACCATTGCAGTCATCAGCGGGGAAACTGATTGGCTAAGTGATGGAAAACAAACCGTCAGCCTGCATAACGGCACGCCCCTTTTCCCTAAAATCACCGCTTCGGGCTGCCTGCTTAGTGCCGTCTGTGGGGCTTTTTTGGCAGTTGCAGAAAAAGGGGATTATTTGGCCGCTTTAATCGAGGCTTGCACAGCCTATGCCGTGGCTGGAGAGTTAGCCGCCCAAGGCCTGCAAGCCTACCAACACAGCCAGTTTATGATCTGCCTGCTGGATGAG